The region TTTTCATTATTATGAAACCTTGAACCAATCCCTGACGCTGCAATATTTCGGTTATTCGGAGGCCCCATTGGTAATGGGCCGGCTGCGCAGTCTTGCGGCTGCGACTAATATCTGTGTGGGAGTAGTGGTTATCTCCATTTCCGGGTTTATGGGCTATACGGAAATATTTTTGATGGCTGGTACAATCGCGATTCTTGCCGGGCTTTATTGTTTGACCCTTGACCCGTCATCACCGAACCTGCCTCCCCAGCATAAGAAGATGGTTTTCCGTTCCAAATACTGGCTTTTTTATGCGCTCAGTTTTATGGCCGGTGCGCGCAGGCAGATTTTTGTGGCCTTCGCAGTTTTTCTGCTGGTTAAGAAGTTCGGCTTTTCATTGCAGCATATTGCCATTTTGTTTGTACTTAACAATGTGATCAACTATTTTGCGAACCCGATCATAGCCAAGTGCGTAAACAGATTCGGCGAGCGCAAGGTGTTGAGTCTGGAATATGCCAGCCTGGTTCTCATCTTCACGGCCTATGCTTTTACGGACAGCCCGCTTGTGGGCGCGCTGCTCTACATACTGGACAATATCTTTTTTAATTTCAGTATGGCCATCAAAACCTTTTTCCAGAAAATTGCGGACAGGCCGGACATTGCTCCCAGTATGGCGGTGAGTTTCACCATCAACCACATCGCGGCGGTATTCGTTCCGGTTTTGGGTGGTATCGCCTGGATGCAGGATTATCGCATTGTTTTTCTCGGTGCTGCCGGGATGTCGGTGTTTTCTCTTGTGTTGAGCCAGTTTGTGGATCGTGAGTTGCGTCTCAAGGGACAGGCCATATAGAATCTTCTGAAAGCCATCCGTAATATTCATCTACGGATGGAGTTTGTTGTTAAGAATAAGACCGCAATATCATGGCAGATATTGCGGCCTCATTTTTAGGTATATTTTTAGAAACTGAACGGTGAAAGCTCCGATAATTATATAGGAGAACTACCGGAGTCCGTTTTTATTTAAATGCTTCTATGGCTTTCTTAAAGCCCTCACGGGAGCGTTCGATTACTTCAGTGCCAACGCAGAAGGCGAGGCGGAAGTAACCGGGACAACCGAAACCTGTACCGGGAACTGCGAGGATTTTTTCTTCCTGCAGTGCGGCGCAGAATTTTACGTCATCACCGCCGGGAGCTTCGGGGAAGAAGTAGAAAGCCCCCTTGGGCATGGTGTAGGAGTAGCCTGCTTCTTTGAGCACAGAATCCATAACATTGCGGCGTTCAAGGTAAATGTTTTTATCCACCTGTGAGCCGAGGGCCTTTTCAAGAAGTTTCTGGCCGACTGCGGGAGCATTGACAAAACCGAGGATACGGTTAGTGAGCACCAGCCCGGTCAGGAGCTGTTCTTTCCCCGGCATATCAGGGTTGAGCAGAACGTAACCGATGCGTTCCCCGGCGAGGGAAAGGTTCTTGGAAAAAGAACTGATCACGATACTGTAAGGATAAAGAGGTAAAACGGAAGGCACATCGACATCGTCAAATGCCAGAAATCTGTAAGGCTCATCAGCAACGAGGAAGATGGGGCGTTCGCGTTTTTCATTGGCTTTATTGAGAATCGCGGCAAGGCCTTCAAGTTCCTTTTTGGTATAGACGGCACCGGTGGGGTTGTTCGGCGAGTTTATGAGAACCACACGGGTCTTTTCAGTAATGGCGGCCTCAATGGCTTCAAGGTCCAGCTCAAAGGTCAGCGGTTTGGAAGGCACAGTGACCAGTTCTCCGTCGGAGTTCTGGGCATAAAAACCGTATTCCACGAAGTAGGGCGCCGGGCAGAGGACCTCTTCGCCGGGTTCAAGGATAGCCCGGTAGAGAGCGTTGATGCCGCCGGCAGCTCCGCAGGTGATTACAAGGTCGGTACCTGCTACTTTTACACCTTGTTCGGCGGAGACGGTTTCGGCCAGTTTTTCGCGTACAGCGGGGTAGCCGAAGTTGGGCATATAGCCGAACGCGAATGGTTCATCCGCTGTGTCGGCAAGTTCTCTGAGACCTTTGCCTACTGCTGCGGGGGCAGGTACATCCGGGTTGCCCAGTGAAAAGTCACAGACTGCATCTTCACCGTACTTTTTCTTCAGCTCCATGCCTGTTTCAAACATCTTGCGGATCCAGGATGAGCGATGGAT is a window of Maridesulfovibrio sp. DNA encoding:
- a CDS encoding MFS transporter, translated to MSTTNFTSRKMYIFLLVLTIATTIGFQGWRTLLNNFAVEVAGLDGGQFGLTGSIREIPGFLSLLVIYVLMFIKEHRLAALSVVVMGLGVCMTGFMPSFAGLAFTTLIMSFGFHYYETLNQSLTLQYFGYSEAPLVMGRLRSLAAATNICVGVVVISISGFMGYTEIFLMAGTIAILAGLYCLTLDPSSPNLPPQHKKMVFRSKYWLFYALSFMAGARRQIFVAFAVFLLVKKFGFSLQHIAILFVLNNVINYFANPIIAKCVNRFGERKVLSLEYASLVLIFTAYAFTDSPLVGALLYILDNIFFNFSMAIKTFFQKIADRPDIAPSMAVSFTINHIAAVFVPVLGGIAWMQDYRIVFLGAAGMSVFSLVLSQFVDRELRLKGQAI
- a CDS encoding pyridoxal phosphate-dependent aminotransferase — its product is MKLLSNQVEGYIHRSSWIRKMFETGMELKKKYGEDAVCDFSLGNPDVPAPAAVGKGLRELADTADEPFAFGYMPNFGYPAVREKLAETVSAEQGVKVAGTDLVITCGAAGGINALYRAILEPGEEVLCPAPYFVEYGFYAQNSDGELVTVPSKPLTFELDLEAIEAAITEKTRVVLINSPNNPTGAVYTKKELEGLAAILNKANEKRERPIFLVADEPYRFLAFDDVDVPSVLPLYPYSIVISSFSKNLSLAGERIGYVLLNPDMPGKEQLLTGLVLTNRILGFVNAPAVGQKLLEKALGSQVDKNIYLERRNVMDSVLKEAGYSYTMPKGAFYFFPEAPGGDDVKFCAALQEEKILAVPGTGFGCPGYFRLAFCVGTEVIERSREGFKKAIEAFK